The Chloroflexi bacterium ADurb.Bin180 genome has a window encoding:
- the sigW_2 gene encoding ECF RNA polymerase sigma factor SigW — protein sequence MEQEGQWVQAALEGDQHAFGRLVDAYKGPVYNICFRMLGNQADAEDAAQETFVRIYTRLRSYDPQQRLSSWILAVASHYCIDRLRRQRIKWFSLDDLLPVQELQDEADQPETVLLQSERTSEVQSLLQSLPPEYRLVIALRYWHDLSYEEIAKTVGATESAVKSRLHRAREMLAQQAMARRLPVVRQDSARCNGERVITNVVL from the coding sequence ATGGAGCAGGAAGGACAGTGGGTCCAGGCGGCGCTGGAAGGTGACCAGCACGCCTTTGGCCGACTGGTGGATGCATACAAAGGACCTGTGTACAACATCTGTTTCCGTATGCTGGGGAACCAGGCTGATGCCGAGGATGCAGCTCAAGAGACCTTTGTCCGCATCTACACTCGGCTCAGATCCTATGACCCTCAGCAGAGGCTGTCTTCGTGGATCCTGGCTGTCGCCTCGCACTATTGCATTGACCGACTACGACGCCAGCGCATCAAGTGGTTTTCTCTCGACGACCTGCTTCCGGTCCAGGAGCTGCAGGATGAGGCAGACCAGCCCGAGACGGTGTTGCTGCAAAGCGAGCGCACCAGCGAGGTACAGTCATTGCTTCAGTCTCTGCCTCCCGAATATCGCCTGGTGATCGCTCTGCGGTACTGGCACGACCTTTCCTATGAGGAAATTGCCAAGACGGTCGGCGCGACCGAGAGTGCGGTCAAGTCCAGGCTGCATCGCGCCAGAGAGATGCTGGCCCAGCAGGCTATGGCCAGGAGACTGCCAGTAGTCCGGCAGGATAGCGCTCGCTGCAACGGAGAGAGGGTGATAACCAATGTCGTGCTCTAG
- a CDS encoding SCP-2 sterol transfer family protein — translation MFKFASDEWVQALKQAINSSPAYAEAAKTWEGDFYFIVEPSGPVVQELVMYMDLWHGECREAQTYPDRSAKQPAFVISAPLPVWRKVIDKKLDPIQGMMTRQIKLQGDMVKIMKAVKAAKELVECTTRVPTQFPE, via the coding sequence ATGTTCAAGTTTGCCTCTGATGAATGGGTCCAGGCGCTCAAGCAAGCCATCAACTCCAGCCCTGCCTATGCCGAGGCAGCCAAGACGTGGGAAGGCGATTTCTACTTCATCGTTGAGCCAAGCGGTCCCGTCGTCCAGGAACTGGTGATGTACATGGACCTCTGGCACGGCGAGTGCCGCGAGGCCCAGACGTACCCCGACCGCAGCGCGAAACAACCCGCCTTTGTGATCAGCGCCCCGTTGCCGGTCTGGCGCAAGGTCATCGACAAAAAGCTGGACCCCATCCAGGGAATGATGACTCGTCAGATCAAGCTGCAGGGCGACATGGTCAAGATCATGAAAGCGGTAAAAGCGGCCAAGGAACTCGTGGAGTGTACCACCCGTGTGCCCACGCAGTTTCCCGAGTAG